A segment of the Crassostrea angulata isolate pt1a10 chromosome 10, ASM2561291v2, whole genome shotgun sequence genome:
caatttgttaaattactatgcaagcatcctcctTTATTGTATAtactaaataattaaaattgtgaCCCCTAGACTCTTACTAGGGCCCCAATAGggattcaaagtttaacatacaGATATACggaaacttgttaaaaaaaatcttcttcttaagaactataatgctacagtttgtaaTATTACAaatactatgcaagcatcctcataTAATGTAGAATCTAGATTGATCAAATTCTGATCCCCGGATTAAAACTGGAGCCTCAGGAGGGGTACGTAAAGTTgagcatagaaatatatactatatggaaaatgtttaaaactctTATTTTCAATAACTACAATACTACAATGTGTGGTATTACTGTGCAAGCATCCtgatataatgttaaaatagtgaccccggACTAAAACAATTTGGGCTGTAAAAGgggttttaagtttaacatagaaatatataggaaaaataatataatgagATTTAAGAACCACAGTGATACAATTTATGATGCTACTGTGCAAGCATCCCAAAATGATGTAGATtcataattgtaaaaattgCGACCCCTGCTCTAATACTGGGGCACCCAGCAGTGGCTCAAATATTACATACggcactataaaaaaaaatagggataatgtttaaaaatcttctcctcaagaactacaatgatACAATTTTTGAGATTTCTATGCAGTCATcttcaaataatgtagattctaaattgtgaaattgtaaACCTCGAACTAATACGTTGGGGCCCTAAGAAgggtttaacatagaaatatatagcgaaaatgtttaaaaatcttattctcaagaactaaaaTGCACcaattactatgcaagcattctTTAAAAGAGTAGATTCTaaattgggcctcttgtttagaggaacattttttaaactctgtttattcatatgtaccaccccccccccccatccttTTGACTGCATTCTACCCACGGGATCagaatttgaacaaacctgaatttACTTAATCTAATGTTTTTTcgacacaagttttagctttcctatctgattagttactgagaagaagattttttaagattgactctatatatttctgtatTAAAGTTCGACACCACATTGTGGGTCCACCCTAGCCccgggggtcattattttcacaactttgaatttacattcacttcttgaggatgttTCGTCACgatccagctttcctggccgatttctttctgagaagaagattttaaaatatttactctatacattcctatgtaaacgtTTGACCTACCCTCGTTGTAGCCCCACCCTTAATTCTCCTTGGGTGatgtttttcacaactttgaattaacactacctggggatgcttccacacacgtttcagcttttctggcttatTAGTTAactttctgaaaagaagatttttaaagattcactgtatatattcctatataaaagtttgaacccccattgtggccccacccttaccccgggggtcataattttcacaactttgaatcttcaagTTTAATTGTTCAAATAACTCTAAAGAagtcaaaaaattgaaaaatttacagacggacggacagacgacAGAAAAAGTGATCAGTTTACTTGACCTttaagctcaggtgagctaaaacagaaaaataattttcgcCGAAATCGTGACAATGCCCCTTTACTGCACTTTACCATGGATGTACATCTATTGAGTAACATAGTTATTAATCGCAATGCACTGACCTTATATAAATAGGAAAAGCCTTACGTTGATTGGTGTGAAAGTGTGCAACGCGGACAGCTGATCAACATGGCAACTTCAACCACTATGAAAGCGCTTGTGAAAACGAAGGAAGGCAAGTCATTTGAGTATTTAGATGTCCCAATACCAGAGCCCAGCGGTGACGAAGTTCTTATTAAAGTGGATGCGGTGTCTGTCTGTGGTTCCGACATTAACTTGTATTCCTGGAACCAGGTAGCACAGGTCATAGCCTCGATTCCATTTACGCCAGGTCACGAGTGTGCAGGGACAGTGGTCAAATGTGGCCCCGATGTCAAAGGGGTGGCGGTGGGGGCACGGGTCGGGGTGGAGAACCACTATTACTGTGGTGAGTGTTACCAGTGTGAACATGACGCCAAGGACATATGCAAGAACATGGCGCAATTTGGAACCGGCAAGAGAACACAATATGGAGGTTGTTCCGAGTTTACCATAGTACCAGCAAAATATCTGTACCAGTTGACAACTAATATTGGTAAACATACTATGTAACTATAGTTGTAAaccaaagaaaagaaatttttgtaaaaaaaaaaaaaaggaagtcCTAGCGCATTATCATCTTTTCTGATCATCTCTTGTCCATCGTCCGTCAATCTGACAATAGACTTTTCAAACTTTTGACCTCTGTAGAATCATTGGACTAAATTTAACCagacttggtacaaagcatcgtTGTGAAAAGAGGATTCTAAATCATTAACACAAAGATCAaaagacttttttaaaaaggaagatAATTCTAAACAGCGAAAATAGGGTGTATGTCTTTCTTCTCAAGAATTGTTAAAATACttctatgtatatatatatatatatatatatatatatatatatatatatatatatatatatatatatatatatatatataatttaaaaataataaatatccagaataaaatcacaaattgatcctaTTAACCGCAAACGTTTTCGCCATTCCTGGCTCTTCAGGCAGTTATGTACATAaggatcaatttgtgattttattttggatatttattatttttaaattatatatatatatatatatatatatatatatatatatatatatatatatatatatatatatatatatatatatatatataaagatatagtCCCCTCCGTTAAAACTAATAAAGATTCTACTGTTAAAATCGGGACACCCGGatctggggccccaagagggttacagtttaacatagaaataaataggGAAAATTATAGAACTACAATGATACAATTTGTGGGATAACTAATCAAGCATCCTCAGAGAGCGTAAAAAGTATCGAACCAATAAAGAAGATTGTAAACTAAATGTCTTGAACTTATTTGTCAGTTATGTAATGTCTAATTGCGCTTGTGTTAAAGATTTTAGTAATCCTGTAAATACGTTTTGCAGACGCAGACGAGATTGCAATGCTGGAGCCGCTAGGTGTCGCTCACAACGCCGTGGAGAGACTGGAAGTGGCGGGAGAGGATTTACTGGTCATTGGCTGCGGACCTATTGGTCTACTGGTACTCATGGTCGCTAAGGGTCTCGGGGCAAAAAGGTGTGTCATTAAAGTTTACGGCACATATATACATAGAGATAATACATGGCAAAATCTGTATCCCTCGCCCAATAATCAGCCCTTTGGTCTTTGGCCCTCGGGCTGAAATTGGAGTCTTGGGTTAATGTGGGTTGTGATACATATTGAGACatgtattgttgtttttattataaactgtatataaattttaaaaaaatgattattatttcAAAGTGGAAAAAATGTACAAGATTGCTCTCTCAAGATTGTTGAGATTGTTATCTCAAAAGCGTGTATTTTCGACGTTAAGTGTACTGTGGCGTTATCTATACTGAAGTGTTCAAatcatgacgtcatagtttCAACTTCAGGTATGCCCAGAAAAAGATAATAAGATCCTAGGTAATCcgaataaaaaatgtaaaggaATTCCGGATAGGCGTGGGTGAAATAAAGGGTCATGATACAGGGGGTGTGATAAAGATGCGTGTCACTGTTCATATCAGGGATGCAAAAACCCTGTATTTTATaccaaataaataataaagattattaTATTATGGTTTCTagattaataataattttctcaTGATTAATGAATAAGTTGTGCCTATACAAAGTTGTGAATGCAAAGTGTATATATaagtttgtaaatatatttaggGTTGTATCAGCTGATATTAACCAAATTCGACTTGATATGGCAAAGTCCTTTGAAGCAGACGTAGCTATAAACACACAGAATGAAAATCTAAAAGAAGTAAGATATGATgtttaaatttcatgaaaaaagtgtaaatatttttgtttgatctTTAATGGAAATCAACGTACATCTTATTATCACCAACGCATCGACATATTTCACATTAGCTATCCAAAATAGCTATCCAAAATCACTGATCGAGAGCACCAATTTTTAGTTTGTCCTGGAATTTACCAATGGTGACGGGATGGGCAGGATCTGTGAGTGTAGCGGCGCCAGCTTCATGGTCAATTTGACCTTCTCTATACTAAGAAGGGGAGGGCAACTGGCCATAGTGGGTATTCCAAAAGTACCCCTGCATGTGGAAAATGTGCTGCAAGACTTCTGTATGTATAATAGTAATAAGAACCGATCCGTCGCTACTATCTTCATGTGTCTTACGTTTAGAATTTGCCATAGGTGTAGAATGCTagatattatatttgtttaaaatttgttggaTGAAATCAAAGTTTTATAGTAAAAATTTAATCTGGTTACTTGtaatagaaaaatatcttgAGGATATCAGTATTTGTTTTGCCTTTTCAGCTgattcatatacatatatagaaaCATTAAGAGCTATTATTACACTACAGTTGCGCATTgtattatttagatttttatagTAGGTATAAGATTAAtttggtggcatatctctgccccttgttcTTTTTCTATCAATTACATCCatatgcaagataaatatgttgacatgaaagatagttatgtcaacatgcaacataactacgttgacatgcaagaaaattgcaatcaaatgagaattattaaaagttccaaaaatatctcaaatatcgcccacacgtgacatccaagatgctagttATTCATATCTAAAcacaacttatttatgttaacatgtaagATAAATAggctgacatgcaacttatctatgtcgacatgcaacttagttacgttaacatgcgagataaatatgttaacatacaacttagttatgttcaaatgcaagataaatatgttgacatgcaacttataaattgcatatcaacataactaagttgcatgttaacataaataagttgcatgtcaacatatttatctcgcatgttaacataactttaaaaaatttcttttgattgtaattttcttgcatgttaacatagttatgttgcataaCTATTATGTATGTCAACACATTTATCtggcatgtcgacatatttgatagaaatatAACTTGCATACAAGGGGCAGAAATATGATAAACCTATGATTGTACTATAGTAATGaaataagataaatattttcCCTAATACTAGAGTTTGTTAATTTGAGGGTAATAACATGAATAATATCGATGCATTTTTATGCTTtataatatgtacatatttCTTTGCATTCTATTACATATGATAAGTTCCGTTTGTTATGCAAAGCAATGCGTTTGCTTTGATGGCCGGGTTAGTGGGCTGGGCGTGCACCACCTTTCTTACTCTCACGAtattttttccgattttattataggcctatatgtatATTCTCGTATTCTCTCTATGTCGCCTCTATTAAAGAATAGAACCGCGTGACTAGGTTTATGCGAAGTTGTATTTTTTCGGAGTTGAAAATGAATAGATGAGTTAACCTTATATTTGTTAAACGACGAACTTAAACAGTGTTACAGTTATTTGTCTAATTAAAGTCATGCAAATGTTCATGGCCGCCAGAACTATATCACACTTGTAAGGAAACAAAAAGTTGCATTCAGACGTCAAAAAAGTCACCACGGGAGAAAGGGCTATATAAACGTTCTCTATCCCTCCCATAAATCCCATTGTATAGTTGCGTGTCCTCATCAGTATTATTATACTTAAAGTGTCATGTGAAATAtagaaatctgattggtttagacgcagttggtaatctgttctattacccttatcgttagcaacacacttagcaacgggtaacacaacgacttgttacatgcgcgtaaattatgcgcatacggttcgccgtagaattcactatatttctatatatttacattttccagtgtcttcgtctgtgataacactacgtatcgattttgcaCTATATAACCCAttatacaaatgacgccaaattgaggcgccagcggggattgcttacttatttttaaatatttgatcatacgatggcttaaaattatataaatataagtaataaggaatcattctttgaatattatgaggtgataatttcggtcggggcgtaatcaaatctatcataaaacccTTCAGggtttatttgatttgatcacgccccgaccaaaattatcacctcataatactcaaagaatgattccttaattattccttatataaaagcagtaaaattttctttaaaattaagacattcagtataataaaaaaaaatggtgcctgtttgggagtgtaactgcttcgcgtcggttgacaatggttttctcggggtgtcaatttcaacagttacccttccaaacaggcactatttatgtAAAGTCACGTGGCTCGGGCTAGCACAAACATTCTAACATCGATTGTATAATACAATTTAAAGGTTCTTTTATATGTAGTGTTCAAGGAATTGACATTGAAGACCATTTATGGCCGCAAGATCTTTCACACATGGATGGAAACCGAGAGGTTAGTGGCAGACGGCATAATTGACGTCAAGAAGGTCATCACGAGCAGGTTTCCGATGTCGCAGTACGAGGACGCGTTCAAGGCGCTGTTTGAGGGGAAGGACTGTAAGATAGTGCTCTATCCCTCCCAGTGATTGGAGCACACAAGTCACGTGTCCACGTCATAAAATAGAGAAACTACGTGATATGCTAGTTTTTGTGTAgacatattaaaaattttttttttaaaaatattaaaatttaatgaatgttatagaataatgaaacattttttcatgTGTCATTAAGAACAACATGGACAATAAAATTGCACAAATGCTTTTATTGTAAACTACAATTTTAGACTGTTATTAATCGCGGACTAATACTATGTCCGCGATGTAATATGGATTTCTTTTGCAAATAATTTCACGATTTTTGTGACACAATGTAATACTTTTGTGTATAATGACTTCAAGCTTTTTAGGTCGTTCGCATTttgatcaatttaattcaatacaatttcaatatcaatttcacttctttttgaaatattgaaatatactTGGTGGGTCGTTGTTGTATTCAAAGCGAATGTTATCCTTTTtattattacataaaaaaatgtaaaattgtgaaatttatggacTGAACTCTCCCATGATGAGTTAAAATACTGCAAAATGCCAGATTTTCAAAAATCGTCATCCTCTTCTCTTATTCCACTCTAGTTGGATAAAAACGACATTCATGGTgctaatgtccatgaagccctctaccaaatttgtaaaattcttgGTCCTTCGGTCAGGGGTTGTATAAAACCAATATAGTCAAACAGTACAGATATTTCAAATCTTCTCTCAGCAATCtgtgagaaaaactaaatgcatgtcTAGGGGTAATTAAAACTTTCTATCTGTAAATGATGAAATCATAATTCCTGGATTGGGGATTTCGAGTATAGGTTGAACCAATATGGCCTTATAGTAGATGGTTTCTACTTTTGTAAAATCAACTTTCATATAGCACATTcccaaaaaattgtttattccATAACTTGATAATCCTAATGCCGGGATAGATGGTGTAGTGTATCCTAATTGTCAGTGCTGTTGTTTCTGAGACTAGAAAGACAGCTCTGTGTCTCTGATCTAATTGTTGTGAATATTGTACAGATCTGTAACATTTTCCTTTAGTTAGTTAAAGTTGTTACATATACTTTTactacaaaattaaaactttttttcaacttgtgtgctttattttcatttcaattagaATGTAAGGTCACATTGATGCTTTATCCTAGAAGGTGTTTTTCGAGGTTTTTTATGTGGCCAGGGAATTATACAATGAAATCAGggttatacaaattaaaatcaattagaTGATAAATACATTTTCTGTGTCGATAAATACCAAACAGATGCTCCATGCAGTAGACTCAAACTCGATCACTAAAATGGCATGTGAGGTTTCTCTTGAGACTTGTACGTGGCGTTTTTAGACGCCTGGGCTCTGGATTCTTCATCACTGCGCTGGAATGGACGACAAAGACTGTCCTTGCACAAGGTCACACCAAATCCGGGACGATCTGGTAGGTCTATGAAACCATTGGAAGGCAAAGGTTCGTCTGGGAACAGCCCGCCAAAGTACGGGACTATCTTGTCAGCTTTTGGACTCAGGTTGATGAATTCCGCCAGTGGACAATTCCGGAAGGCGTATTGTAGGTGATAGGAATAGATGCTGGATCCGTGGGGAATTACTAAGACATCGTTGGCGGAAGCCATGGCAACGATTCTGCGCGCTTCTGTAATGCCACCCAGCCACGAAATGTCTGGTTGGAGTATATCCACGCATTTAGAATTGAGGAGCAGCTGGTAGCCATAGCGACTGTACTCGTGTTCGGCGGTGGTTAGTAAAACCGTGGAACTCCTCAATGCCTCGCGCACTTCTCTGTACCCATCGTAGCTATCTGGAGGCAAGAATTCCTCAATCCATTTTAGTCCCAGAGGCTCTAGTGCTCTTGCCAATTTAACAGTATACGGTACGGTTAGTGCCATGTAGCAGTCTAACATCAACGGAAAGTCAGGACCCACTGTCTCGCGCCATCGTTTGAATATTTCTACATTTTTCTTTAGACCCTCATCCCCATCAGCTGGCCCATAGGCACAAGGAATTTTTGCCCCAACAAAGCCTAATTGTTTAGCAATGTCTGGACGAGCGGTAGTGGAATACACCGGCAGACGTTGCTTGGTTTTCCCGCCAAGTAATGCATACACAGGTTCATTTCTCAACTTTCCAAGCAGATCCCACAACGCTAAATCGATGGCACTGATGCACTGAATTGGCAGTCCTTTGCGCCCGTAGTTGAGGGTAGCTCTGAACATCTGGTCCCACATAAGTTCCACATCGCGAGGGTCCTGTCCCTCCACGAATCTGCTAAGGTGATTCTCCACGATGTAACAGCCTGGCACTCCGCCAATAGTGACGCCGACTCCACATGTCCCGTCGTCTGCTTCCACCTCTACAACCAAAGTACCGAGAGCATTGATGCCCCAGGACTTCCGAGTGGAGGCGTACTGCTCGTACCCAGACATCGGGTTGGCGATGGGGGTGGGATAGCCATTTATCCAGTGAGTGTCCTCCACATCGTGACAGTCAGCGCCCTGGTCCTCGGGCTTGGACTCAGAGACGTACGCCCGTACACATTTGATTCTAGGAAATATTTTAGTCTTTCCTTCTGCCGCGGCCATTGTATGGTTTTATTCAATGGTGATTCGTTATCTCTTCTGGCTGTGACTCTACATATAGGGACAATTATTTATCTCGTGCCATTTTATACAAACGCACGGAGACCCAAATTCAAAGTTATGTATGAAGATAAGTGCTTCCAAATttttaccagtacatgtacaactatGACAGAATGTCCCCCATTTTCAATGTCAAAAATGAATCAATTTTATTATCTGTGCaatcaataattataaatatttgtcGGTATCAATTTTCTATCTGATgcattgaattcttttttttttgttcatgttgAAAGAAATCTTTCAAATTTGATCTTCAGTTTGATAaggttaattttaaaacatagtcGAAGAGTGCAAGTATAAAAATAAGTGGAAgctttgaaattaacaaatctTAATCCTGTTTCATTGTTGCTCATACccaaatttcaaataattaatgcAACTTCACATCCACCCAGTAATATCAAACTATTTTGTATTAGTCCAACGCttatattaattacattttttcattggtggatttgaaatacatgtataccatagTAGGATTATCGAATTGATTATATATTTGCCATATCATACACCTTAGATTTTCCAAATTTTAAGGCATACAGCTACtgacaaattcaaattattatcAAATCAATTTGTCCACGTATTTCTTgagcttttttaaaactgccTTCAAACACATAATTAAGCAGAGTTCAGTTCTCAGTTCATTGATTTAACGTTTATTCcaatgcttatacatgtatacagcgtgtaaatttttaaatgaaatactattttttatatgttgtGAGGTTGATTATGCGTATTTCCAGATCTATTGAAACCTACATTGTAGCTACATAGAGACTGCAAGAACTGAATCAAGAAATATTGGCAAACACCATACATT
Coding sequences within it:
- the LOC128165591 gene encoding L-threonine 3-dehydrogenase-like, whose amino-acid sequence is MATSTTMKALVKTKEGKSFEYLDVPIPEPSGDEVLIKVDAVSVCGSDINLYSWNQVAQVIASIPFTPGHECAGTVVKCGPDVKGVAVGARVGVENHYYCGECYQCEHDAKDICKNMAQFGTGKRTQYGGCSEFTIVPAKYLYQLTTNIDADEIAMLEPLGVAHNAVERLEVAGEDLLVIGCGPIGLLVLMVAKGLGAKRVVSADINQIRLDMAKSFEADVAINTQNENLKEFVLEFTNGDGMGRICECSGASFMVNLTFSILRRGGQLAIVGIPKVPLHVENVLQDFLFKELTLKTIYGRKIFHTWMETERLVADGIIDVKKVITSRFPMSQYEDAFKALFEGKDCKIVLYPSQ
- the LOC128165590 gene encoding L-rhamnonate dehydratase-like is translated as MAAAEGKTKIFPRIKCVRAYVSESKPEDQGADCHDVEDTHWINGYPTPIANPMSGYEQYASTRKSWGINALGTLVVEVEADDGTCGVGVTIGGVPGCYIVENHLSRFVEGQDPRDVELMWDQMFRATLNYGRKGLPIQCISAIDLALWDLLGKLRNEPVYALLGGKTKQRLPVYSTTARPDIAKQLGFVGAKIPCAYGPADGDEGLKKNVEIFKRWRETVGPDFPLMLDCYMALTVPYTVKLARALEPLGLKWIEEFLPPDSYDGYREVREALRSSTVLLTTAEHEYSRYGYQLLLNSKCVDILQPDISWLGGITEARRIVAMASANDVLVIPHGSSIYSYHLQYAFRNCPLAEFINLSPKADKIVPYFGGLFPDEPLPSNGFIDLPDRPGFGVTLCKDSLCRPFQRSDEESRAQASKNATYKSQEKPHMPF